A window of the Polaribacter sp. HaHaR_3_91 genome harbors these coding sequences:
- the lptB gene encoding LPS export ABC transporter ATP-binding protein yields the protein MILRAENIEKIYGSRKVVTGISLEVKQGEIIGLLGPNGAGKTTSFYMIVGMIKPNSGKIFLNDEEITEDAMYKRAQKGIGYLAQEASIFRKLSVEENIMSVLQFTDLSKKEQKEKLESLIEEFNIGHVRKNRGDLLSGGERRRTEIARCLASDPKFILLDEPFAGVDPIAVEDIQSIVAHLKDRNIGILITDHDVQATLAITDKTYLMYQGSILKSGTPEELAADEMVRKVYLGKDFELKKKRVF from the coding sequence ATGATTTTAAGAGCAGAAAACATAGAAAAAATCTACGGAAGTAGAAAAGTTGTTACCGGGATTTCTTTAGAGGTAAAACAAGGTGAAATCATCGGACTTTTAGGTCCTAATGGTGCCGGAAAAACAACTTCTTTCTATATGATTGTTGGGATGATAAAACCAAATTCTGGTAAAATTTTCTTAAATGATGAAGAAATTACTGAAGATGCCATGTATAAGCGTGCTCAGAAAGGGATTGGTTATCTAGCACAAGAAGCTTCTATTTTTAGAAAATTATCTGTTGAAGAAAATATTATGTCTGTTTTACAATTTACAGATTTATCTAAAAAAGAACAAAAAGAAAAATTAGAGTCTTTAATTGAAGAGTTTAATATCGGCCATGTTCGTAAAAACAGAGGAGACTTATTATCTGGAGGAGAAAGACGTAGAACAGAAATTGCACGTTGCTTAGCTTCCGATCCAAAATTTATTTTATTAGATGAACCTTTTGCTGGTGTAGACCCTATTGCTGTAGAAGATATACAAAGCATTGTGGCTCATTTAAAAGACAGAAATATTGGTATTTTAATTACAGATCATGATGTACAAGCAACTTTAGCGATTACAGATAAAACCTATTTAATGTACCAAGGAAGTATCCTAAAAAGTGGGACTCCAGAAGAGTTGGCAGCAGATGAAATGGTTAGAAAAGTATATTTAGGTAAAGACTTCGAATTGAAAAAGAAGAGAGTTTTTTAA
- a CDS encoding ATP-binding protein, which translates to MEIARIPQNEQERLDVLKSYNILDSLPEDEYDAITKIASSICNTSIALVSIIDKNRQWFKSTHGIEGVTETPRDVAFCSHAILDPNELFIINDASKDKRFFDNPLTINEPNVIFYAGAPLNSSEGVPLGTLCVIDNKPKILTGNQKDSLKLLSKQVVVLLELRKKNKELSTSNSEVKKLNDQLNSFAYRLTHDLKSPINGVSFLLDVLKEDHIALFKNTGAEEYIGLISDRVVYINTLINEILNYSKVTSENIVFEHFNLKLFLDSIITNIDFENKIFLDTSHLNLNVFSSKIGLLQVFQNLISNSRKFFDEEKSIITVSFKEDVESYYFIYEDNGPGIEEKYFKKVFEMFETLGSTNDNNTGIGLSTVQSIVKRLGGNVGLKKRENNKKGVCFYFNISKKEDKLSICKD; encoded by the coding sequence ATGGAAATAGCCAGAATCCCCCAAAATGAACAAGAAAGGTTAGATGTTTTAAAAAGTTATAATATTTTAGACTCTTTACCGGAAGATGAATATGATGCAATTACAAAAATAGCATCGAGTATATGTAATACTTCAATTGCCCTCGTTTCTATTATTGATAAAAATAGGCAATGGTTTAAATCTACACACGGTATAGAAGGCGTAACAGAAACACCTAGAGATGTCGCTTTTTGTTCACATGCAATTTTAGACCCCAACGAGTTATTTATAATAAATGATGCATCAAAAGATAAACGTTTTTTTGATAATCCTTTAACGATTAATGAACCGAATGTAATTTTTTATGCAGGCGCTCCATTAAATAGTTCAGAAGGGGTTCCTTTAGGTACTTTGTGTGTTATTGATAACAAACCAAAGATTTTAACAGGTAATCAAAAAGATTCTTTAAAATTATTATCTAAACAAGTAGTTGTACTTTTAGAACTTCGAAAAAAAAACAAAGAATTATCTACTTCTAATAGCGAGGTAAAAAAGTTAAACGATCAACTAAATAGTTTTGCTTATCGATTAACACACGATTTAAAATCGCCAATAAATGGTGTTAGTTTTTTATTAGATGTTTTAAAAGAAGATCATATTGCTCTTTTTAAAAATACGGGAGCAGAAGAGTACATTGGTTTAATTTCAGATAGAGTTGTATATATAAATACTTTGATAAACGAAATTCTAAATTATTCTAAAGTAACCAGTGAAAATATTGTTTTCGAACATTTTAATTTAAAATTATTTTTAGATAGTATTATAACCAATATAGATTTTGAAAATAAGATATTCTTAGACACTTCTCATTTAAATCTAAATGTTTTTTCTTCTAAAATTGGGCTTCTACAAGTTTTTCAGAATTTAATATCTAATTCAAGGAAATTTTTTGACGAAGAAAAATCTATTATTACTGTTAGTTTTAAAGAGGATGTAGAAAGCTATTATTTCATTTATGAAGACAATGGTCCTGGTATAGAAGAAAAATACTTTAAAAAAGTCTTTGAAATGTTTGAAACTTTAGGAAGTACAAATGATAATAATACCGGTATTGGTTTATCAACAGTACAATCTATAGTAAAAAGACTTGGAGGTAATGTTGGTTTAAAGAAAAGAGAAAATAATAAAAAAGGAGTTTGTTTCTATTTTAATATTTCTAAAAAAGAAGATAAATTATCAATCTGTAAAGATTAA
- a CDS encoding SIS domain-containing protein, with amino-acid sequence MKKTNTIINTARETILTESNAIANLAKLIDADFEEAVNFILNSNGRVIVTGIGKSANIAAKIVATFNSTGTPAIFMHAADAIHGDLGNVQQDDVVICLSKSGNTPEIKVLVPLIKNYGNKIVAITGNVDSYLGEHADFTLNAYVEKEACPNNLAPTTSTTAQLVLGDALAVCLLDLRGFTSKDFAKYHPGGALGKRLYLRVADLVEKNQVPAVNETDSIAKVIVEISEKRLGVTAVLNKEKLTGIITDGDIRRMLSKSTQISQITAKDIMGKNPKTILEDAMAVDALTLMEKNSITQMLVVDHKNKYVGVVHLHDLIKEGIF; translated from the coding sequence TGATGCGGACTTTGAAGAGGCCGTTAATTTTATTTTAAATTCTAATGGAAGGGTTATTGTAACCGGAATTGGTAAAAGCGCAAACATTGCTGCTAAAATAGTTGCTACATTTAATTCTACAGGAACACCTGCTATTTTTATGCATGCTGCAGACGCTATTCATGGAGATTTAGGAAATGTACAACAAGACGATGTTGTTATTTGTCTCTCTAAAAGTGGTAATACTCCAGAAATTAAAGTTTTAGTTCCATTGATAAAAAATTATGGGAATAAAATAGTAGCAATTACAGGAAATGTAGACTCCTATTTAGGCGAACATGCAGACTTTACATTAAATGCTTATGTAGAAAAAGAAGCGTGCCCAAATAATTTAGCACCAACAACAAGTACCACTGCACAATTAGTTTTGGGTGATGCACTGGCTGTTTGTTTACTAGATTTACGCGGTTTTACAAGTAAAGATTTTGCAAAATACCATCCTGGAGGCGCTTTAGGTAAGCGTTTGTATTTAAGAGTAGCTGATTTGGTAGAAAAAAACCAAGTTCCTGCTGTTAACGAAACAGATAGTATCGCAAAAGTTATTGTAGAGATTTCTGAAAAAAGATTAGGGGTTACTGCTGTTTTAAATAAAGAAAAATTAACAGGTATTATTACCGATGGAGATATTAGAAGAATGCTTTCTAAATCTACACAAATTTCTCAAATTACAGCAAAAGATATAATGGGTAAAAACCCAAAAACTATTTTAGAAGATGCAATGGCGGTAGATGCATTAACTCTAATGGAAAAAAATAGCATTACACAAATGTTAGTTGTAGACCATAAAAACAAATATGTTGGTGTTGTACATTTACATGATTTAATTAAAGAAGGTATTTTTTAA
- a CDS encoding carboxymuconolactone decarboxylase family protein, which yields MHEKVQEFNDYRQKMNDKILDSDNKVIKRIFNLDTNTFKEGHLPVKTKELLGLVASAVLRCDDCVQYHLEAAMKNGVTKEEMMETMSIATLVGGTIVIPHLRRAVEYWEMLENK from the coding sequence ATGCACGAAAAGGTACAGGAGTTTAATGACTATCGTCAGAAAATGAACGATAAAATTTTAGATTCTGATAATAAAGTAATAAAAAGAATATTCAATTTAGACACAAATACCTTTAAAGAAGGTCATTTACCTGTTAAAACAAAAGAACTTTTAGGCTTAGTTGCTTCTGCAGTTTTACGATGTGATGATTGTGTACAATATCATTTAGAAGCTGCTATGAAAAATGGAGTTACTAAAGAAGAAATGATGGAAACAATGTCTATTGCTACCTTGGTTGGTGGTACTATTGTAATTCCGCATTTAAGAAGAGCTGTTGAGTATTGGGAAATGCTAGAAAATAAGTAA
- the tatC gene encoding twin-arginine translocase subunit TatC gives MAEQQKEMSFLGHLEELRWHLVRSAAAIFIIAIVLFVFQKEVYENFLLAHRKSDFITYQLFCDFFTFFKLDSSFCNVVFKDNLISLKPTQQLMNSIWSSFILGIILAFPYLLWEIWRFVAPGLTKKEVNKSRGFIFIASFLFFCGIAFSFYVIAPISIHFLYNYQITDLIQNNFTMDSHIGLVTNMLLGVSILFELPVLVYFLTKIGLVTPEFLKKYRKHALVVVLILAAIITPPDVASQVIVAIPILILYEVSIRVSKIVIKKQNKNARKGTGV, from the coding sequence ATGGCAGAGCAACAAAAAGAAATGTCCTTTTTAGGTCATTTAGAGGAATTAAGATGGCACTTGGTAAGAAGTGCTGCCGCAATATTTATCATAGCAATTGTATTATTTGTGTTTCAAAAAGAAGTGTATGAAAACTTCTTATTAGCACACAGAAAATCCGATTTTATAACCTATCAACTATTTTGTGATTTTTTCACTTTTTTTAAGTTGGATAGTAGCTTTTGTAATGTTGTTTTTAAAGACAACTTAATAAGTTTAAAGCCCACCCAACAATTAATGAATTCTATTTGGTCTTCATTTATATTGGGTATTATTTTGGCTTTCCCTTATCTATTATGGGAAATTTGGCGTTTTGTGGCACCTGGATTAACAAAAAAAGAAGTAAATAAGTCTAGAGGATTTATTTTTATAGCTTCTTTTTTATTTTTCTGTGGTATCGCATTTAGCTTTTATGTAATTGCACCTATTTCTATACACTTTTTGTATAATTATCAAATTACAGATTTAATTCAGAATAACTTTACAATGGACTCTCATATAGGGCTAGTCACCAATATGTTATTAGGTGTTTCAATTTTATTTGAACTACCCGTTTTAGTTTACTTTTTAACTAAAATTGGTTTGGTAACACCAGAGTTTTTAAAAAAATATAGAAAACATGCTTTAGTAGTTGTATTAATTTTAGCAGCTATTATTACGCCACCAGATGTTGCTAGTCAAGTAATTGTGGCCATTCCTATTCTTATTTTATATGAGGTAAGTATTAGAGTTTCTAAAATAGTAATAAAAAAACAAAATAAAAATGCACGAAAAGGTACAGGAGTTTAA